One region of Candidatus Rokuibacteriota bacterium genomic DNA includes:
- the rpmA gene encoding 50S ribosomal protein L27, which translates to MAHKKGVGSSRNGRDSNPQMLGVKRFAGQFVTAGSILVRQRGTRFKPGTNVGLGSDDTLFARADGYVRFERRGDSRFVSVATIPA; encoded by the coding sequence ATGGCGCATAAAAAAGGCGTCGGCAGTTCGCGGAACGGGCGCGATTCGAACCCCCAGATGCTCGGGGTGAAGCGGTTCGCGGGGCAGTTCGTCACGGCGGGGAGCATTCTGGTCCGGCAGCGCGGGACCCGCTTCAAGCCGGGCACCAACGTGGGCCTTGGCTCCGACGATACCCTGTTTGCCAGGGCCGACGGCTACGTCCGCTTCGAGCGGCGCGGCGACTCCCGGTTTGTGAGCGTCGCGACCATTCCTGCCTGA
- a CDS encoding RNA polymerase sigma factor, whose protein sequence is MSSLTLKEPRAAGSDRDAGLVEGLRREAREAAETLVARYGDRVWRLAFRITGNREDAEEVAQDALWTAARKISTFKGESAFGSWLYRITANTAYQKLRSRRGRDAEISWESLLPHFDETGRHAEALEDWAAKVDTPVLQGELRIVLGSAMDSLPPDYRTAFLLHDVDGLSNPEIARALGISLPAVKSRVHRSRLFLRQRLARYMAAS, encoded by the coding sequence ATGAGTAGCCTGACGCTTAAGGAGCCTCGAGCCGCCGGCAGCGACCGCGACGCGGGGCTGGTGGAGGGTCTCCGCCGCGAGGCCCGCGAGGCGGCTGAGACCCTGGTCGCCCGCTACGGCGACCGTGTGTGGCGGCTGGCCTTCAGGATCACCGGCAACCGCGAGGACGCCGAGGAGGTGGCGCAGGACGCGCTCTGGACCGCCGCCCGGAAGATCTCGACGTTCAAGGGAGAGTCCGCCTTCGGGAGCTGGCTCTATCGGATCACGGCCAACACCGCGTACCAGAAGCTCCGGAGTCGTCGGGGGCGCGACGCGGAGATCTCCTGGGAGAGTCTCCTCCCGCACTTTGACGAGACGGGAAGGCATGCGGAGGCGCTGGAGGACTGGGCGGCGAAGGTGGACACGCCGGTCCTCCAGGGTGAGCTTCGGATCGTGCTCGGATCGGCGATGGATTCCCTGCCGCCCGACTACCGGACCGCCTTTCTGCTCCACGATGTGGACGGGCTGTCGAACCCGGAGATCGCCCGGGCGCTCGGGATCAGCCTGCCCGCCGTCAAGTCGCGCGTTCACCGGTCCCGGCTCTTTCTCCGGCAGCGCCTGGCCCGCTACATGGCGGCGAGCTGA
- the rplU gene encoding 50S ribosomal protein L21 yields MEAVIATGGKQYRVAPGQVVRVERLPHAPGGAVEFNSVLLVNRDGQVVADPDALARARVTGEVVAHAKGRRVAVVKFKRRRNYRRNRGHRQRFTAVRITKIEV; encoded by the coding sequence GTGGAAGCGGTCATCGCCACGGGCGGGAAGCAGTATCGCGTCGCTCCGGGTCAGGTGGTCCGGGTCGAGCGCCTGCCCCATGCTCCGGGCGGGGCGGTGGAGTTCAACTCGGTCCTGCTCGTGAATCGGGACGGCCAGGTCGTCGCGGATCCGGACGCTCTCGCCCGCGCCAGGGTCACCGGTGAGGTGGTCGCGCACGCCAAGGGACGCAGGGTGGCCGTGGTGAAGTTCAAGCGTCGCCGGAATTACCGGCGGAACCGCGGACACCGTCAGCGGTTCACCGCCGTGCGGATCACAAAGATCGAGGTATAA